From a region of the Coffea arabica cultivar ET-39 chromosome 3e, Coffea Arabica ET-39 HiFi, whole genome shotgun sequence genome:
- the LOC113736858 gene encoding probable disease resistance RPP8-like protein 2, whose protein sequence is MTAVASISAAVSRLQELLLDETRPLSQLEPVVESTVLPRLQGWEEMLMALPAHKIRVKGAQDDLEFGRRTRSLLSSIEDKVESYALQLGSATSSSREARMGSLSKISCGGGGGGENTAFEKVVADLKDAVDGLKDCVTSYYRQQNQNLAIRKRGQKSQWLVSRANFSSGRWGDEAFGLEEEVRELTKVLVSEETDPRVVFIVGMGGIGKTILAKKQFNHPDVRHHFKGFAWVYVGGYWSTRDILVTILDQLSSLPRKKREAMMKSEEVELAPQEFRILQRKSCLVVLDDCSDHELLDILSIAFPFAVRSASASKFILTTRNRNLSRFLDPGAVHSLRMESLNPKKSWDLFSHIWLKLEGGPIPGKLVPIAWEILARCEGLPLAIIVLASMLRTEREGERVLHNLLENRRQMDGFPIGFHCLLSAYYALPLRLKACFLYLGNFPNNSRIQVEKLCQLWIAEGLISAEDRASEETMMDVAAKYFGELAVRSLVTLEEDAVSDLRLMSGHIQGLIRSLCIIEGREDEFFEIMPGSEPCMISKAQRCAIYFDKYYSVSNVIPSANLRSLLCLNSEQSRQGSRWPQGLFNFRKLRPLRVLDFDRVSFQDGNLPQGVGELVYLRYLSFRGCYLEDLPSYIGNLLYLQTLDLRVQKDCIMTISNVIWKLERLRHLYFPLAFQTPDHGGMLKLDSLKQLEILEGLNTSVCRAKDLIKLTNLRILAATAEGNLEDLELIIRFIGINSSHLKRASLDIKKFDCYSDERLSFIKRLFSCPVLDTLQIEGHIGKTSEIGTISGRFTEIVLNGSELDQDPMPTLENLPNLRILVLEVEAYLGKKLHCSDTGFPELRSLKLSKLYNLEEWEVDEGALQKLSTLEVSMCRRMKKLPEGLQSIITLRKLKVSMMPQQFLGRLRMKNGRGGEDRHKINSKCSIEFGNDDPWLESTNSASQQNNSFDGRITESQASSSSRSPNLIGSFACLPETERERDVYLQ, encoded by the exons ATGACCGCCGTGGCAAGCATCTCAGCTGCCGTGAGTAGGCTTCAAGAATTGTTGCTGGACGAAACGAGACCTTTAAGCCAATTAGAACCGGTGGTCGAGAGCACTGTGTTGCCGAGACTGCAGGGGTGGGAGGAAATGTTGATGGCGCTACCAGCCCATAAAATAAGAGTAAAAGGAGCCCAGGATGATCTGGAATTTGGAAGAAGGACCAGAAGTCTGTTGTCTTCTATTGAGGATAAGGTGGAATCGTATGCCCTCCAACTTGGATCTGCAACTAGCAGTAGTCGTGAAGCACGTATGGGAAGCCTCTCCAAAATTAGTtgcggtggtggtggtggtggtgagaATACAGCGTTTGAGAAGGTCGTAGCTGACTTGAAAGATGCTGTTGATGGACTCAAGGATTGCGTTACATCCTACTATAgacaacaaaatcaaaatctaGCAATTCGAAAGCGAGGACAAAAGTCCCAATGGCTCGTCTCTCGAGCAAATTTCTCTAGCGGCCGCTGGGGAGATGAAGCTTTTGGATTGGAGGAGGAAGTACGTGAGCTGACAAAGGTTTTAGTCAGTGAGGAGACTGATCCCAGAGTTGTTTTCATAGTCGGAATGGGTGGAATCGGTAAAACAATCCTTGCCAAAAAACAGTTCAATCACCCTGATGTTCGGCATCATTTTAAGGGTTTCGCCTGGGTCTATGTCGGTGGTTACTGGAGCACCAGAGATATCTTGGTAACTATACTCGACCAACTGTCCTCCTTGCCGAGGAAGAAACGGGAGGCGATGATGAAATCCGAGGAAGTGGAGCTGGCCCCACAGGAGTTCAGAATTCTACAGCGAAAAAGTTGCCTGGTCGTTTTGGACGACTGTTCCGACCATGAACTCTTGGATATCCTAAGCATTGCCTTCCCATTTGCGGTAAGGAGTGCTAGTGCTAGCAAATTCATTCTCACCACTCGAAACCGGAATTTAAGCAGATTTCTTGATCCAGGTGCAGTACACAGCTTGCGCATGGAATCACTGAATCCCAAGAAGAGCTGGGATCTATTCTCTCATATTTGGCTCAAGCTAGAGG GGGGTCCAATCCCAGGGAAACTGGTGCCAATTGCATGGGAAATATTAGCTCGATGCGAAGGCTTACCATTGGCTATCATTGTACTGGCGAGCATGTTAAGAACTGAAAGGGAAGGTGAGCGGGTGCTTCACAATCTTCTTGAGAACCGCCGCCAGATGGATGGATTTCCCATAGGCTTTCATTGCCTACTGTCAGCTTACTACGCTTTGCCATTGCGCCTAAAGGCATGCTTTCTTTATTTGGGAAACTTCccaaacaattcaagaatacaaGTAGAGAAGTTGTGCCAGCTTTGGATTGCTGAAGGTCTGATATCAGCTGAGGATAGGGCAAGCGAAGAAACAATGATGGATGTTGCAGCAAAATATTTCGGCGAATTGGCAGTAAGGAGCTTGGTAACTCTGGAAGAAGATGCAGTGTCAGACTTAAGGCTCATGTCCGGCCATATTCAAGGCCTGATAAGAAGTCTCTGTATAATAGAGGGAAGAGAGGACGAATTTTTTGAGATCATGCCTGGCTCGGAACCATGTATGATTTCAAAAGCACAAAGATGTGCTATATATTTCGATAAATATTACAGCGTATCAAATGTTATCCCCTCTGCTAACCTTCGGTCTCTTTTATGCCTCAACTctgaacaatcaaggcaagGCTCTAGGTGGCCACAGGGACTTTTTAATTTCAGAAAACTTAGACCGCTAAGAGTTTTAGATTTTGACAGAGTTAGTTTTCAGGATGGAAATCTTCCTCAAGGAGTAGGAGAGTTAGTCTACTTGAGATACTTGAGTTTTCGAGGATGTTACCTCGAGGATTTGCCATCATACATTGGCAACCTTTTGTACTTGCAAACCCTCGACCTAAGGGTTCAAAAAGATTGCATAATGACAATTTCAAATGTCATTTGGAAGCTTGAGCGATTAAGACATCTGTATTTCCCTCTAGCATTTCAAACTCCTGATCATGGTGGAATGTTGAAACTAGACAGCTTGAAACAACTAGAGATACTTGAGGGATTGAATACAAGTGTGTGCAGAGCAAAGGACCTCATAAAGCTGACCAACCTTCGGATTCTAGCAGCAACTGCAGAAGGAAACCTCGAGGACTTAGAGCTCATCATCCGCTTCATAGGCATCAACTCAAGCCACTTGAAGAGGGCATCGCTTGACATTAAAAAGTTTGATTGTTACTCTGACGAACGGCTGTCTTTCATAAAAAGATTATTCAGCTGTCCTGTTCTTGATACTCTGCAAATAGAAGGGCACATAGGAAAAACGTCAGAAATTGGTACTATCTCTGGAAGATTTACTGAGATTGTGTTAAATGGTTCTGAACTTGATCAAGACCCTATGCCAACACTGGAGAACCTTCCCAACCTGAGGATCCTTGTCTTAGAAGTCGAGGCATACTTAGGAAAGAAATTGCATTGTTCTGATACAGGTTTTCCTGAACTCAGGAGTTTAAAGCTCTCCAAGTTGTACAACTTAGAAGAATGGGAGGTGGACGAAGGAGCATTGCAAAAGCTTTCTACTTTAGAGGTTTCCATGTGCAGGAGAATGAAAAAGCTTCCTGAGGGATTACAAAGCATCATTACTCTCAGAAAGCTGAAGGTCAGCATGATGCCACAACAATTCTTAGGCAGGCTACGAATGAAAAATGGCAGAGGAGGAGAAGATCGTCACAAAATCAACTCGAAGTGTTCAATAgaatttggaaatgatgatCCTTGGCTTGAGTCCACCAATTCAGCAAGTCAG CAAAACAATTCCTTTGATGGCAGAATCACCGAATCTCAGGCTTCAAGTTCAAGTCGTAGTCCAAACCTAATCGGAAGTTTTGCATGCTTACCAGAAACTGAAAGGGAAAGAGATGTTTACCTCCAATGA
- the LOC113737946 gene encoding uncharacterized protein, producing MSTSWHKYELVDGSDDPEDIPLVAVNEKPVRRICKCHPSVLDELGEKGKLQVSHPRFGPFYREDESEVSGKKEAWEKVLEKSGDKNRTIENYLFATRRIEKRARASYADAGRVLHNLTESQFRWMMIEDGCFFLQLALFILGVSSKQLGYPDNHIIFGKKKKKEDVNRWIEAILFVGNQIPLVVLNEFMKQSFFQKILNQVNSETPSQLPKRILYELLVLPAREHVTNQTVTSPKPRGEEQQPTDLLHALHSFMLDPGRSLSNLNPDEADTGDVDLGDSGGVHGTKDLTLSASELNKKGIRFRKVKEVGCTEISFTDYFIFARLYLPVFTIGDDTELVFKSLKHYEESQQQGKSKREVRSYLQFMNDLICTYEDVKLLAKKGIIKADNPYHKEKLPTILSNLAGQDKHTTPNLHLLRIQLRDYNIAPWERFKLLAILLFILTLIQTVFAVLAYFRPSHQK from the coding sequence ATGTCTACTTCTTGGCACAAATACGAACTGGTAGACGGCTCAGATGACCCTGAAGACATCCCATTAGTCGCGGTCAATGAGAAGCCTGTTCGTAGGATATGCAAGTGTCACCCTTCAGTCCTTGATGAACTTGGAGAAAAGGGAAAGCTCCAAGTGTCGCACCCCAGATTTGGCCCATTTTACCGTGAAGACGAATCTGAGGTCAGTGGAAAGAAGGAAGCGTGGGAGAAAGTACTGGAGAAATCTGGAGACAAGAACAGAACCATAGAAAATTACTTGTTTGCAACGAGAAGGATAGAGAAAAGAGCCAGAGCAAGTTATGCTGATGCTGGAAGAGTCCTGCATAACTTGACAGAGTCTCAGTTCCGGTGGATGATGATTGAAGATGGTTGCTTCTTCCTGCAGTTGGCATTATTCATCCTCGGAGTTTCTTCCAAGCAGCTGGGTTATCCCGACAATCACATTATCTTtggcaaaaaaaagaagaaagaggatGTCAACAGGTGGATTGAGGCGATTCTCTTTGTTGGAAATCAAATTCCACTTGTGGTGCTCAATGAATTTATGAAGCAGAGTTTTTTCCAGAAAATACTAAATCAAGTGAACAGTGAAACCCCATCACAACTGCCCAAGCGGATCTTGTATGAGTTGCTTGTTCTGCCTGCTCGAGAACATGTTACCAATCAAACTGTTACATCACCAAAGCCCCGGGGTGAAGAGCAGCAGCCTACTGACTTGCTTCATGCGCTCCACTCATTCATGCTTGATCCAGGACGAAGTTTAAGCAATCTCAACCCCGATGAAGCTGATACAGGGGATGTTGATTTGGGGGACAGCGGGGGAGTCCATGGGACCAAGGACTTGACTCTTAGCGCCTCCGAGTTGAATAAGAAGGGAATCCGTTTTAGGAAAGTGAAAGAGGTGGGCTGTACAGAGATAAGTTTTACAGACTACTTCATCTTTGCTCGTCTTTACTTGCCGGTATTCACGATTGGTGATGATACAGAACTAGTTTTCAAAAGCCTGAAGCATTACGAGGAGAGTCAACAACAGGGCAAGAGCAAACGCGAGGTGAGATCCTATCTGCAGTTCATGAACGATCTCATTTGTACCTATGAAGATGTCAAGCTGTTAGCAAAAAAAGGAATCATCAAAGCAGACAACCCCTACCATAAAGAGAAGTTGCCTACAATCTTGAGCAATCTGGCCGGCCAGGACAAGCACACCACTCCAAACCTCCACCTTTTGAGGATCCAACTGAGAGACTATAACATTGCTCCCTGGGAAAGGTTCAAACTATTGGCTATCTTGCTTTTCATCCTCACCTTAATCCAGACAGTCTTTGCTGTGTTAGCTTACTTTAGACCCTCACACCAAAAATGA
- the LOC113736219 gene encoding probable disease resistance protein At1g58390, which produces MTAVASISAAVRRLQELLLDEARPLGQLEPEVKSTVLPILQESEEMLMGLPAHKIRVEGAQDDLEFGRTTRILLSSIEDKVESYALQLGSATSSSREACCGGGGGGGENTAFGKVVADLKVAVDGLKDCVTSYRAQQNQYQQIRKLGQKSQWLVSRANFSSGRWGDEAFGLEEEVLELTKVLVSEETDPRVVFIVGMGGIGKTTLAKKLFNHPDVRHHFNGFAWVYVGGHWSTGDILITILDQLSSLPRKKRESMMKSEELELAPQVFTILQRKGCLVVLDDCSDRELLDILSIAFPFAVRSASASKFILTTRNRNLSRFLDPGAVYSLRMESLNEKKSWDLLSHIWRKLEEGPFPGKLVPIAWEILARCEGLPLAIIVLASMLRTEREGERVLHNILQSRRPMDGFPIGFHCLLSAYYALPLHLKACFLYLGNFPNNSRIQVEKLCQLWIAEGLISAEDGASEETMMDVAAKYFGELVARSLVTLEEDEVSDLRLMSGHIHGLIRSLCITEGREDEFFEIMPGSEPYMISKAQRCAIYFDKYYSVSNVIPSANLRSLLCLNSEQSGQGSRWPQGLFDFRKLRPLRVLDFDRVSFQDGNLPQGVGNLVFLRYLSFRGCYLEDLPSYIGNLLYLQTLDLRVQKDCILTISNVIWKLERLRHLYFPLAFQTPDHGGMLKLDSLRQLEILEGLDTSVCRAKDLIKLTNLRILAATAEGNLEDLELIIHYIGNSSHLKRTSLDIKKFDCYSEERLSFIKRLFSCPVLDTLQIEGHIGKMSDIGEGNMLDIGTISPSFTKIVLNGSELDQDPMPTLENLPNLRILVLEVEAYAGKKLHCSDTGFPELRSLKLVKLYNLEEWEVDIGALQKLSTLEVSMCRRMKKLPEGLQSIITLRKLKVSMMPQQFLGRLQMKNGRGGEDRHKINSKCSIEFGNDDPWLESTISACQQNNSFDGRITESQASSSSHSPNLIGSFACLPETERERDVYLQ; this is translated from the exons ATGACCGCCGTGGCAAGCATCTCAGCTGCCGTGAGGAGGCTTCAAGAATTGTTGCTGGACGAAGCGAGACCTTTAGGCCAGTTAGAACCGGAGGTCAAGAGCACTGTGTTGCCGATATTGCAGGAGTCGGAGGAAATGTTGATGGGGCTACCAGCCCATAAAATAAGAGTAGAAGGAGCCCAGGATGATCTGGAATTTGGAAGAACGACCAGAATTCTGTTGTCTTCTATTGAGGATAAGGTGGAATCGTATGCCCTCCAACTTGGATCTGCAACTAGCAGTAGTCGTGAAGCATGTtgcggtggtggtggtggtggtggtgagaATACAGCGTTTGGGAAGGTCGTAGCTGACTTGAAAGTTGCTGTTGATGGACTCAAGGATTGCGTTACATCCTACCGTGCACAACAAAATCAATATCAACAGATTCGAAAGCTAGGACAGAAGTCCCAATGGCTCGTCTCTCGAGCAAATTTCTCTAGCGGCCGCTGGGGAGATGAAGCTTTTGGATTGGAGGAGGAAGTACTTGAGCTGACAAAGGTTTTAGTAAGTGAGGAGACTGATCCCAGAGTTGTTTTCATAGTCGGAATGGGTGGAATCGGCAAAACAACCCTTGCCAAGAAACTGTTCAATCACCCTGATGTTCGGCATCATTTTAACGGTTTCGCCTGGGTCTATGTCGGTGGTCACTGGAGCACCGGAGATATCTTGATAACTATACTCGACCAACTGTCCTCCTTGCCGAGGAAGAAACGGGAGTCGATGATGAAATCCGAGGAACTGGAGCTGGCCCCACAGGTGTTCACAATTCTACAGCGAAAAGGTTGCCTGGTCGTTTTGGACGACTGTTCCGACCGTGAACTCTTGGATATCCTAAGCATTGCCTTCCCATTTGCGGTGAGGAGTGCTAGTGCTAGCAAATTCATTCTCACCACTCGAAACCGGAATTTAAGCAGATTTCTTGATCCAGGTGCAGTATACAGCTTGCGCATGGAATCACTGAATGAAAAGAAGAGCTGGGATCTACTCTCTCATATTTGGCGCAAGCTAGAGG AGGGTCCGTTCCCAGGGAAACTGGTGCCAATTGCATGGGAAATATTAGCTCGATGCGAAGGCTTACCATTGGCTATCATTGTACTGGCGAGCATGTTAAGAACTGAAAGGGAAGGTGAGCGGGTGCTTCACAATATTCTTCAGAGCCGCCGCCCGATGGATGGATTTCCCATAGGCTTTCATTGCCTACTGTCAGCTTACTACGCTTTGCCACTGCACCTAAAGGCGTGCTTTCTTTATTTGGGAAACTTCccaaacaattcaagaatacaaGTAGAGAAGTTGTGCCAGCTTTGGATTGCTGAAGGTCTGATATCAGCTGAGGATGGGGCAAGCGAAGAAACAATGATGGATGTTGCAGCAAAATATTTCGGCGAATTGGTAGCAAGGAGCTTGGTAACTCTGGAAGAAGATGAAGTGTCAGACTTAAGGCTCATGTCCGGCCACATTCATGGCCTGATAAGAAGTCTCTGCATAACAGAGggaagggaggacgaatttttTGAGATCATGCCTGGCTCGGAACCATATATGATTTCAAAAGCACAAAGATGTGCTATATATTTCGATAAGTATTACAGCGTATCAAATGTTATCCCCTCTGCTAACCTTCGGTCTCTTTTATGCCTCAACTCTGAACAATCAGGGCAAGGATCTAGGTGGCCACAGGGACTTTTTGATTTCAGAAAACTTAGACCGCTAAGAGTTTTAGATTTTGACAGAGTTAGTTTTCAGGATGGAAATCTTCCTCAAGGAGTAGGAAATTTAGTCTTCTTGAGATACTTGAGTTTTCGAGGATGTTACCTGGAGGATTTGCCATCATATATTGGCAACCTTTTGTACTTGCAAACCCTCGACCTAAGGGTTCAAAAAGATTGCATACTGACCATTTCAAATGTCATTTGGAAGCTTGAGCGATTAAGACATCTGTATTTCCCTCTAGCATTTCAAACTCCTGATCATGGTGGAATGTTGAAACTAGACAGCTTGAGACAACTAGAGATACTAGAGGGATTGGATACAAGTGTGTGCAGAGCAAAGGACCTCATAAAGCTGACCAACCTTCGGATTCTAGCAGCAACAGCAGAAGGAAACCTTGAGGACTTGGAGCTCATCATCCACTACATAGGCAACTCAAGCCACTTGAAGAGGACATCGCTCGACATTAAAAAGTTTGATTGTTACTCTGAGGAACGGCTGTCTTTCATAAAAAGATTATTCAGCTGTCCTGTTCTTGATACTCTGCAAATAGAAGGGCATATAGGAAAAATGTCAGACATTGGTGAAGGAAATATGTTAGACATTGGTACAATCTCTCCTAGCTTTACCAAGATTGTGTTAAATGGTTCTGAACTTGATCAAGACCCTATGCCAACACTGGAGAACCTTCCCAACCTGAGGATCCTTGTCTTAGAAGTCGAGGCATACGCAGGAAAGAAATTGCATTGTTCTGATACAGGTTTTCCTGAACTCAGGAGTTTAAAGCTCGTCAAGTTGTACAACTTAGAAGAATGGGAGGTGGACATAGGAGCATTGCAAAAGCTTTCTACTTTAGAGGTTTCCATGTGCAGGAGAATGAAAAAGCTTCCTGAGGGATTACAAAGCATCATTACTCTCAGAAAGCTGAAGGTCAGCATGATGCCACAACAATTCTTAGGCAggctacaaatgaaaaatggcAGAGGAGGAGAAGATCGTCACAAAATCAACTCAAAGTGTTCAATAgaatttggaaatgatgatCCTTGGCTTGAGTCTACCATTTCAGCATGTCAG CAAAACAATTCCTTTGATGGCAGAATCACCGAATCTCAGGCTTCAAGTTCAAGTCATAGTCCAAACCTAATCGGAAGTTTTGCATGCTTACCAGAAACTGAAAGGGAAAGAGATGTTTACCTTCAATGA